A genomic region of Thermodesulfovibrio aggregans contains the following coding sequences:
- a CDS encoding TRM11 family SAM-dependent methyltransferase has protein sequence MNEKLYYKENNAEISNDEFLTTVYARKTPTANKLKKHGFIFACTKKSENEMLSKKIIVTGKQYAHKIFAVRDGDYVFLYNLDTDTLLGTFLARGEPSFDSSLKIFNGKYPYYIAVEPVSEVKEIRNASKFFNKLNISWRDILNENGALYLRSILDNMIFVSLNKEKLIDENYRPPIFSTTFWDYPYQSYGDTPKGNNKYPGVTPAFIIFNLIWRYTEPGDLVCDPMAGSGTTIDVCREEKRNIIAFDIVPTRKDIIQADARSLPLKDNSIDMIFIDSPYSDNIKYNPHPLNIGNIPATSEEFFDELENVMRECFRVLKEGKILAWLIGDQWAKGVFVPVGLKIYERLTKYFSPVDIVCVARRNQASNTPFWHSKAIKHNFYLRGFKYLIIVKKDSSNDKKIRKPKIKWNTYER, from the coding sequence ATGAACGAGAAACTTTATTACAAGGAAAATAACGCAGAGATAAGTAATGATGAATTTTTGACCACAGTTTATGCAAGAAAAACTCCTACAGCAAATAAGCTTAAAAAACACGGTTTCATTTTTGCCTGTACTAAAAAGAGTGAAAATGAGATGCTTTCAAAAAAAATAATTGTAACCGGGAAGCAATATGCTCATAAAATTTTTGCTGTTAGAGATGGAGATTATGTTTTTCTGTATAATCTTGATACTGACACTCTTTTAGGCACTTTTTTAGCAAGGGGAGAGCCATCATTTGATAGTTCATTGAAAATTTTTAATGGTAAATATCCCTATTACATTGCTGTTGAACCAGTTTCTGAGGTCAAAGAGATAAGAAATGCAAGTAAATTTTTTAATAAATTAAATATTTCTTGGAGAGATATTTTAAATGAAAATGGAGCGCTTTATCTAAGGTCTATTTTAGATAACATGATTTTTGTTTCATTGAATAAAGAAAAATTGATTGATGAAAATTACAGACCCCCAATTTTTTCTACAACATTTTGGGACTATCCATACCAGAGTTATGGCGATACACCAAAGGGAAATAATAAATATCCAGGTGTTACTCCAGCATTTATAATCTTTAACCTTATTTGGAGGTATACTGAACCTGGAGATTTAGTATGTGATCCAATGGCTGGCTCTGGAACTACTATTGATGTTTGCAGAGAAGAAAAAAGGAATATTATTGCATTTGATATTGTGCCTACAAGAAAAGATATAATACAGGCTGATGCCAGAAGTTTGCCTCTTAAGGACAATTCTATTGATATGATATTCATTGATTCACCTTATAGTGATAACATAAAATACAATCCACATCCTCTCAACATTGGAAATATCCCAGCAACTTCTGAAGAGTTCTTTGATGAACTTGAAAATGTAATGAGAGAGTGCTTTAGAGTCTTAAAAGAGGGAAAAATTTTAGCATGGCTTATTGGAGATCAATGGGCAAAAGGAGTGTTTGTTCCAGTAGGATTAAAAATTTATGAAAGACTTACAAAATATTTCAGCCCTGTTGATATAGTTTGTGTAGCAAGAAGAAATCAAGCTTCAAACACACCCTTTTGGCATAGTAAGGCAATAAAGCACAATTTTTATTTACGAGGGTTTAAGTATCTCATTATAGTTAAGAAAGATTCTTCAAATGATAAAAAAATAAGAAAACCAAAAATTAAGTGGAACACCTATGAAAGATGA
- a CDS encoding BsaWI family type II restriction enzyme encodes MKDEKTKFFTEIKNNIKKEIKDKGIGSLSKILENFRETYIKEISKFGIKDTEQSWKPFKGNLLEEIILENIFVEVEKAGLKALKGNKLEKEESKLNECLSKVKRSLVVDYGKFGMHLPDADVIIFNPEECKALAVISSKSTLRERVAQTGYWFLKLKSSRLTKKIKVFFITLDEDGDLVVKHPAKKGRAIAEIDTDGTFVITSKTIEESSKVKKFEKFLEEIEKLKS; translated from the coding sequence ATGAAAGATGAGAAAACTAAATTTTTTACTGAGATCAAAAATAATATAAAAAAAGAGATAAAAGATAAAGGAATTGGGAGTCTATCGAAAATTTTAGAAAATTTTAGAGAAACTTACATAAAAGAAATTTCAAAGTTTGGTATTAAAGACACTGAACAAAGCTGGAAACCATTTAAGGGAAATCTGCTAGAAGAAATCATACTTGAAAATATATTTGTTGAAGTTGAAAAAGCAGGTTTAAAAGCTTTAAAAGGTAATAAATTAGAAAAAGAAGAAAGTAAGTTAAATGAATGTTTATCAAAAGTAAAAAGAAGCTTAGTGGTCGACTATGGCAAATTTGGTATGCACTTGCCAGATGCTGATGTCATTATTTTTAATCCTGAAGAGTGTAAAGCTTTAGCAGTTATTTCATCTAAATCGACATTAAGAGAGAGAGTTGCTCAAACTGGATATTGGTTTTTAAAGCTTAAAAGTAGCAGGTTAACAAAAAAGATAAAAGTTTTCTTTATCACCCTCGATGAAGATGGTGATTTAGTTGTTAAACATCCTGCTAAAAAAGGAAGAGCAATTGCTGAAATTGATACAGATGGCACATTTGTCATCACAAGCAAAACTATTGAAGAGAGCAGCAAGGTTAAAAAATTCGAAAAATTTTTAGAAGAAATAGAAAAATTAAAAAGTTAA
- a CDS encoding adenosine-specific kinase: MEIKAIKVEIPEGCNIILGQTHFIKTAEDLYEILATHIPHAKFAVAFTEASGPCLIRSEGNDEELRQACILNLQNIGAGHVFCILMKGAFPISVLNAIKMCQEVCSIYCATANPLEVVVAETELGRGILGVIDGASPKGVEKPEDREHRKEFLRKINYKL, from the coding sequence ATGGAAATCAAAGCAATAAAAGTTGAAATTCCTGAGGGATGTAACATTATACTTGGACAGACCCATTTCATAAAAACCGCTGAAGATCTTTATGAGATACTTGCAACCCATATTCCCCATGCTAAGTTTGCAGTTGCCTTTACAGAAGCATCTGGACCATGTCTTATCCGTTCTGAAGGAAATGATGAAGAGCTAAGACAGGCATGTATTCTGAATCTTCAAAACATAGGTGCTGGTCATGTATTCTGTATTCTCATGAAAGGTGCTTTCCCAATCAGTGTCTTGAATGCTATAAAGATGTGTCAGGAAGTATGCAGTATTTACTGTGCCACAGCAAATCCCCTTGAAGTTGTAGTTGCAGAAACCGAGCTCGGAAGAGGAATTCTTGGTGTTATTGACGGAGCAAGTCCAAAAGGAGTTGAAAAACCTGAAGACAGAGAGCACAGAAAAGAGTTTTTGAGAAAAATTAATTATAAACTTTAA
- the amrS gene encoding AmmeMemoRadiSam system radical SAM enzyme: protein MKEALFYEKLSDGKVKCGLCNHHCIISNDARGICGVRENRDGKLYSLVYGKIIAYHIDPIEKKPLFHFYPGSVSYSIATVGCNFRCLHCQNYTISQYPKLYKDIPGEEFTPEDVVKEARASGCKSISYTYTEPTIFLEFAYDCMVLAHKEGIKNVWVSNGYMSEEALRFIAPYLDAINVDLKGDDDFYKKICGARVEPVMKNIKLLKELGVWVEVTTLIIPDLNDSEEFLRNTARFLVSIDPSIPWHVTQFYPTYQLTDKPRTPVETLKKARNIGFEEGLKFVYVGNIPGEGGENTYCPNCKNLLIERFGFFINKINIKESRCKNCGTPIEGVGLP, encoded by the coding sequence ATGAAAGAAGCTTTATTTTATGAAAAACTCTCTGATGGAAAGGTGAAATGCGGACTATGCAATCACCATTGTATAATCTCTAATGATGCAAGAGGTATCTGCGGAGTAAGAGAAAACAGAGATGGAAAGCTTTATAGCCTTGTTTATGGGAAAATAATTGCCTATCATATTGACCCTATTGAAAAAAAGCCCCTTTTTCATTTCTATCCTGGTTCTGTATCCTATTCAATTGCTACAGTAGGATGCAACTTTCGGTGTCTTCATTGCCAGAACTACACAATCTCTCAATATCCGAAACTTTACAAAGACATCCCTGGAGAGGAGTTTACACCTGAGGATGTTGTAAAAGAGGCAAGAGCAAGTGGTTGTAAGAGCATTTCCTATACCTATACTGAGCCAACCATTTTCCTTGAGTTTGCCTACGACTGTATGGTTTTAGCCCATAAAGAAGGGATTAAAAATGTATGGGTAAGCAATGGTTACATGTCAGAGGAAGCTCTAAGATTCATCGCACCATATCTTGATGCAATAAATGTTGACCTTAAAGGAGATGACGATTTTTACAAAAAAATCTGTGGTGCAAGGGTTGAGCCTGTAATGAAAAATATTAAACTTCTTAAAGAACTTGGAGTATGGGTTGAAGTTACGACATTAATTATTCCTGATTTAAATGATTCAGAAGAATTTTTAAGAAATACAGCCCGTTTTCTCGTATCAATTGACCCTTCAATTCCATGGCATGTAACGCAGTTTTATCCCACATATCAACTTACAGACAAACCAAGAACTCCTGTGGAAACCTTAAAAAAGGCAAGAAACATTGGCTTTGAAGAGGGGCTCAAGTTTGTGTATGTTGGTAATATTCCGGGGGAAGGAGGAGAAAATACTTACTGCCCTAATTGTAAAAATCTTCTCATTGAGAGATTCGGATTTTTTATCAACAAAATAAATATAAAGGAGTCCCGCTGTAAAAACTGCGGAACTCCAATTGAGGGGGTGGGACTTCCTTAA
- a CDS encoding DUF2934 domain-containing protein, with protein sequence MIDREKLEEEIRQVAYELYVKSGCIPGRDLDNWLEAERIVLAKYQTEEISGCCEPSEAEEKPKRKRAVKKASKEKPRGKGRGKKS encoded by the coding sequence ATGATTGACAGAGAAAAACTTGAAGAGGAAATAAGGCAGGTTGCCTATGAACTTTATGTTAAAAGCGGATGCATTCCTGGAAGAGACCTTGATAACTGGCTTGAAGCGGAAAGAATTGTTTTAGCAAAATATCAAACTGAAGAGATATCAGGATGTTGTGAACCATCTGAAGCAGAGGAAAAACCAAAAAGGAAAAGAGCAGTCAAAAAAGCTTCAAAAGAAAAACCCAGAGGTAAAGGCAGAGGCAAAAAATCATGA
- a CDS encoding tRNA1(Val) (adenine(37)-N6)-methyltransferase — MQYTVDSIGDIKICQPKEGYRFSVDALILAHFVNLKRVNKILDVGAGTGVIGIILAKRYPESHITMIEIQPELAELAQISCDLNNISDRVRILCADAKDFKESDYDLVVTNPPFRRPGTGKMSPLEEKALARHELSLTIRDISHIGQRVLRHRGRLCMIHLPERLTEIIRVMGSYSLEVKRIRFVHSKLHTEAKMVLIEAVKGGRVALKVEPPLFIYTENGEYTDEMKKIYEFL; from the coding sequence ATGCAATATACAGTTGATTCAATAGGAGACATAAAAATCTGCCAGCCAAAAGAAGGTTATCGCTTTAGTGTAGATGCTTTAATTCTTGCTCACTTTGTAAATTTAAAGAGAGTTAATAAAATTTTAGATGTTGGTGCAGGAACAGGAGTAATTGGTATTATACTGGCAAAAAGATATCCTGAATCACATATTACAATGATAGAAATTCAACCAGAACTTGCAGAACTTGCTCAAATAAGTTGTGATTTAAACAATATTTCAGATAGAGTAAGAATCCTATGTGCCGATGCAAAAGATTTTAAAGAGTCCGATTACGATCTTGTAGTTACAAATCCACCATTCAGAAGACCTGGAACAGGTAAGATGAGTCCTCTGGAAGAAAAGGCTCTGGCAAGACACGAATTAAGTCTTACGATTAGAGACATTTCTCATATAGGGCAGAGAGTTTTAAGACATAGGGGAAGACTTTGTATGATTCACCTGCCAGAAAGACTTACTGAGATTATTAGAGTCATGGGAAGTTATTCTCTTGAAGTTAAGAGAATCCGTTTTGTTCATTCAAAACTACATACAGAGGCAAAAATGGTACTTATAGAGGCTGTAAAAGGCGGAAGGGTTGCTCTTAAGGTAGAGCCACCGCTTTTTATTTACACTGAAAACGGAGAATATACAGATGAAATGAAAAAAATATATGAATTTTTATGA
- a CDS encoding ATP-binding protein, translating to MIKRPIVQIDEDKCDGCGLCVNACAEGAIQIVNGKAKLVNEVYCDGLGACLGSCPKGAITIVEREAKPFDEEATKKHLEFLKKTESPLCECMAFVKNLKLSNWPIQLKLVSVNASFLRGADLVIAADCTAFSYRLFHENLLKDKKLLIACPKLDDALFYIEKLTEIFKVNNIKSVTVVRMTVPCCGGLSWIVKEAMNRAGVKIPFEEKVVDIDGTLKN from the coding sequence ATGATTAAAAGACCAATTGTTCAGATTGATGAAGATAAATGTGATGGATGCGGGCTTTGTGTTAATGCCTGTGCAGAGGGTGCTATTCAGATTGTTAATGGAAAGGCTAAACTGGTTAACGAAGTCTACTGTGATGGATTGGGTGCCTGTCTTGGAAGTTGTCCGAAGGGTGCTATAACTATTGTTGAAAGAGAAGCAAAACCTTTTGATGAAGAAGCAACCAAAAAGCATCTGGAATTTCTTAAAAAAACAGAATCACCACTTTGTGAATGTATGGCATTCGTTAAAAATCTTAAACTCAGTAACTGGCCTATTCAACTAAAACTTGTCTCTGTTAATGCTTCTTTCCTTAGAGGAGCAGATTTAGTGATTGCTGCAGACTGCACAGCCTTTTCATACAGGCTATTTCACGAAAACTTGCTGAAAGATAAAAAGTTACTCATTGCATGTCCCAAGCTTGATGATGCCTTATTCTACATTGAAAAACTTACAGAAATTTTCAAAGTAAATAATATTAAATCGGTAACTGTAGTAAGAATGACTGTTCCCTGTTGCGGAGGATTAAGCTGGATTGTAAAAGAAGCAATGAATAGGGCAGGGGTTAAAATTCCCTTTGAAGAAAAAGTAGTAGACATAGACGGAACGCTTAAAAATTGA
- a CDS encoding ABC transporter permease, which produces MLFYLLRRFLLMIPILFGITFICFIVINLAPGSPASFTEELSPKASPEAMEALKKLYGLDRPIHERYLNWLRMVITMDLGKSFVDGRPVKEKIKERLPITVTLNMLSLLLILVVSIPIGVYSALKPGSFFDRALTVFVFTGFSVPTFWIALLAMIVFGVNLGLLPISGIQSIGAETLPFHERIIDWIKHLILPVTIMSFAGLAGMSRYTRSSMLEVLRQDFIRTARAKGLPERVVIMKHALRNALLPVVTLLGLAIPGLIGGSVIFESIFSIPGMGQLFYASAMARDYPTIMGILLIGALLTLIGNLLADIAYFIVDPRIRVKGDV; this is translated from the coding sequence ATGCTTTTTTATTTACTCAGGCGATTCCTTTTGATGATTCCAATTCTTTTTGGTATCACCTTTATATGTTTTATCGTAATAAATCTTGCACCTGGCTCACCTGCAAGCTTTACTGAGGAATTATCACCAAAGGCTTCTCCAGAGGCTATGGAAGCTCTTAAAAAGCTTTACGGACTTGACAGACCAATTCATGAAAGATATTTAAACTGGCTCAGGATGGTTATTACAATGGATTTGGGAAAAAGTTTTGTCGATGGAAGACCGGTAAAAGAAAAAATTAAAGAAAGACTTCCAATTACTGTAACTCTTAATATGCTCTCACTTCTTCTTATACTTGTCGTTTCCATTCCAATTGGAGTTTACTCGGCCCTGAAACCGGGAAGCTTTTTTGACAGAGCTCTCACTGTTTTTGTATTTACCGGTTTTTCTGTGCCCACTTTCTGGATCGCTCTGCTTGCGATGATTGTTTTTGGTGTAAATCTTGGATTGCTTCCAATTTCTGGAATTCAAAGTATTGGTGCAGAGACATTGCCATTTCACGAGAGAATAATTGATTGGATTAAACATCTTATCTTACCTGTTACAATCATGTCCTTTGCAGGCCTTGCTGGAATGTCCCGATATACCCGTTCAAGTATGCTCGAGGTTCTGAGGCAGGATTTTATAAGAACAGCAAGGGCAAAGGGATTACCTGAAAGGGTTGTGATTATGAAACATGCCTTGAGAAATGCCTTACTACCTGTTGTGACTCTCTTAGGACTCGCAATTCCTGGACTTATTGGTGGAAGTGTTATATTTGAAAGCATTTTTTCAATTCCTGGAATGGGGCAACTTTTTTACGCTTCTGCCATGGCAAGGGATTATCCAACAATAATGGGAATATTGTTGATAGGTGCATTATTAACGCTGATTGGAAATCTTTTAGCAGATATTGCCTATTTCATAGTTGATCCAAGAATCAGGGTTAAAGGTGATGTTTAA
- the opp4C gene encoding oligopeptide ABC transporter permease, translating into MFKLIVKRILRNRLAVAGLTFIGFIFFIAVFAPYIAPYDPYKINVYKVLEPPSTEHLFGTDELGRDVFSRIIFGARISLKVGFLAMGIAIFTGTILGAIAGYYGRWIDTVIMRVVDVMLAFPTLFLILAVVAVLEPSIYIIMVVIGLTGWMDVARLVRAEVLSLKEREFVLAARAIGAGSGRIIFKHILPNAIYPVIVAATFSVGGAILIESGLSFLGLGIQPPEPSWGGILSVGKDYITVAWWMSLFPGLSIFLTVLSFNLLGEALRDALDPRHWTED; encoded by the coding sequence ATGTTTAAGCTGATAGTTAAACGAATTTTAAGGAATCGCCTTGCAGTTGCTGGCTTAACATTTATTGGGTTTATATTTTTTATTGCTGTTTTTGCACCTTATATTGCTCCGTATGATCCATACAAAATCAATGTTTATAAGGTTCTTGAGCCACCTTCAACTGAACATCTTTTTGGCACAGATGAGCTTGGACGGGATGTTTTTTCGAGAATTATTTTTGGGGCAAGGATTTCTCTTAAAGTAGGATTTCTTGCCATGGGTATTGCTATTTTCACTGGAACAATACTTGGTGCAATAGCAGGATACTATGGAAGGTGGATTGATACAGTTATAATGAGAGTTGTTGATGTTATGCTCGCTTTTCCGACACTGTTTTTGATTTTAGCTGTGGTAGCTGTTCTGGAACCAAGCATTTACATAATTATGGTAGTGATTGGTCTTACTGGATGGATGGATGTGGCAAGGCTTGTAAGAGCAGAGGTTTTATCTTTAAAGGAAAGAGAGTTTGTTCTTGCTGCAAGGGCAATTGGAGCAGGTTCTGGTAGAATTATTTTTAAACATATTCTCCCAAATGCGATTTATCCTGTTATTGTTGCTGCGACTTTTTCTGTTGGTGGAGCAATATTAATTGAAAGTGGACTTAGTTTTCTCGGTCTCGGAATTCAACCACCAGAGCCAAGCTGGGGAGGGATTTTAAGTGTTGGCAAAGACTACATTACTGTTGCATGGTGGATGAGTTTATTTCCTGGCTTATCAATATTTTTAACTGTGCTGTCCTTTAATCTTTTAGGCGAAGCATTGAGGGATGCTCTTGATCCCAGACACTGGACAGAAGATTAA
- the lpxC gene encoding UDP-3-O-acyl-N-acetylglucosamine deacetylase, with the protein MPFQKTIKSEITLSGIGIHTGKKINIKLIPAQRDTGIVFYRTDKGVPVKAKLPFVIDTSLATTIGIDGIKIRTVEHLLATLYAFGITNLIIEIDGSEVPVLDGSALEFAKTIMKTGTAKQGKTIPLFKITKPFLYESSRSRIVAKPYKGFKITYKIFYEHPLILEQSLSIEINEQIFLREIAPARTFGFLKDIQYLLQNGFARGGSLDNALVLDEKGVVGGKLRFRDEFVRHKILDAIGDLSLVGYPIKGHFIIEKGGHTAHINFLKHLIESGYYELEEEPYFNFQLSTQAV; encoded by the coding sequence ATGCCTTTTCAGAAAACAATAAAATCAGAAATAACCCTGTCTGGTATAGGAATACATACTGGAAAAAAGATTAATATAAAGCTTATTCCTGCTCAAAGGGATACAGGTATAGTTTTTTACAGAACAGACAAAGGCGTTCCTGTTAAGGCTAAACTTCCTTTTGTAATTGATACATCTTTAGCAACAACCATAGGAATTGATGGAATAAAAATTAGAACTGTTGAACACCTTCTTGCCACACTATATGCCTTTGGAATAACCAATCTTATCATAGAGATTGATGGCTCAGAAGTTCCTGTTCTTGATGGTAGTGCCCTTGAATTTGCAAAAACCATTATGAAGACAGGAACTGCAAAACAGGGAAAAACAATACCATTATTTAAGATAACAAAGCCTTTTTTGTATGAAAGCTCTCGTTCACGAATTGTAGCTAAACCATACAAAGGATTTAAAATAACCTATAAAATCTTTTATGAACATCCTTTGATTTTAGAACAATCTCTCTCAATTGAAATTAACGAACAAATCTTTCTGAGAGAGATAGCACCTGCAAGAACATTTGGGTTTTTAAAAGATATACAATATCTGCTTCAAAATGGTTTTGCCCGTGGAGGCTCTCTTGATAATGCTCTTGTACTTGATGAAAAAGGAGTTGTAGGAGGGAAACTGAGATTCAGAGATGAATTTGTTAGACATAAAATTCTTGATGCAATCGGTGATTTATCTTTAGTTGGGTATCCAATTAAAGGACACTTTATAATTGAAAAAGGTGGACATACTGCTCATATAAATTTCTTAAAGCATCTTATTGAATCAGGATATTACGAATTAGAGGAAGAGCCCTATTTTAATTTTCAACTGTCAACTCAGGCTGTTTAA
- a CDS encoding TldD/PmbA family protein: protein MDLFSDILTKLDGDYVDVFLEEKNTTQLQMEENKVQKCSSVFDKGLGVRVIKEGKIYYAYTNDLTKNGIEELISSLKSNYSSKNINLKKVNPTTQFFIKNNPDSITISEKTGFIKRANEVSWKESTKIKQVKVLYADTIQSIKIANSLGNFTEEKRVQTLFLVQIVASENGIIQTGYEAVGGLKGTELFEEISPEDIALKAAKRALMMLKARRIQGGRMPVVISSEAGGTMIHEAVGHGLEADLVQEGLSVYSEKIGEKIASELITVVDDPTLPNMRGSYVFDDEGTPSQKTILIEKGVLVNYLYDRYTALKEGKPSTGNGRRQSYEHYPIPRMSNTFIAPGKHSPEEIIRSVDKGLFVKKMGGGQVNTVNGEFVFEVQEGYLIEKGMIGEPVRGALLIGTGQEILKSIDMVGSDLGFSIGTCGKNSQGVPVTDGMPTIRIPEIVVGGEVN from the coding sequence ATGGATTTGTTCAGTGATATATTGACTAAGTTAGACGGTGATTATGTTGATGTATTCCTTGAAGAAAAAAATACAACTCAACTTCAGATGGAAGAAAATAAAGTCCAAAAGTGTTCTTCAGTTTTTGATAAAGGATTGGGAGTTAGAGTAATTAAAGAAGGAAAAATATATTATGCCTATACAAACGATTTAACAAAAAATGGAATTGAGGAACTAATTTCTTCATTAAAAAGCAACTATTCAAGTAAAAACATCAACTTGAAAAAAGTTAATCCAACAACTCAATTTTTTATAAAAAATAATCCAGACAGTATCACCATATCAGAAAAGACAGGTTTTATAAAAAGAGCTAATGAAGTATCATGGAAGGAAAGCACAAAGATCAAACAAGTAAAAGTCTTATATGCTGATACTATTCAGAGTATTAAAATAGCTAATTCACTCGGAAATTTTACTGAGGAAAAGAGAGTTCAAACACTCTTTTTAGTCCAAATTGTAGCCTCTGAAAATGGAATTATTCAGACAGGATATGAAGCAGTAGGAGGATTAAAAGGAACCGAACTTTTTGAAGAAATTTCGCCGGAAGATATTGCCCTTAAAGCAGCAAAGAGAGCACTTATGATGCTTAAGGCAAGGCGCATACAGGGAGGAAGAATGCCTGTTGTAATTTCCTCAGAAGCAGGCGGAACAATGATACATGAAGCAGTAGGGCACGGACTTGAAGCAGACCTTGTTCAGGAAGGTCTTTCAGTTTATAGTGAAAAAATCGGTGAAAAAATAGCCTCAGAATTAATAACAGTGGTGGATGATCCCACACTTCCCAATATGAGAGGATCCTATGTTTTTGATGATGAAGGAACACCCTCTCAGAAAACAATTTTAATTGAAAAAGGTGTTCTTGTTAACTATCTTTATGACAGATATACTGCCTTGAAAGAAGGCAAGCCATCAACAGGAAATGGAAGAAGACAATCCTATGAACACTATCCGATCCCTAGAATGAGTAATACTTTTATTGCACCCGGAAAACACTCTCCAGAAGAAATAATCCGCTCTGTTGACAAAGGGCTCTTTGTTAAGAAAATGGGCGGTGGACAGGTTAATACTGTTAATGGAGAGTTTGTTTTTGAGGTTCAAGAAGGATATCTTATAGAAAAAGGTATGATTGGAGAGCCTGTAAGAGGTGCACTGCTGATTGGCACCGGGCAGGAAATCTTAAAAAGTATTGATATGGTTGGCAGTGATCTGGGATTTTCTATTGGAACCTGCGGTAAGAATTCTCAGGGAGTTCCGGTAACAGATGGAATGCCAACAATAAGAATCCCAGAGATAGTTGTAGGTGGAGAAGTAAATTGA